ATGCAGCGCTGATGCAAGCAGCTACAAACATACCGCCGTAGATACCGTTTCCTCCATGGGAAACGCTGGCCGCTTTTTCTGCATATTCAGCCGCAAGTTTGGGGTTATCAGGTATTACCAACCCCCACGTATCAATAAAGATCTGGCCGCCAATTTGCTCAGCCACAGCTGGCCCATTCTGTTCTATGGAACCCGAAAGCGGAGCCATTATACCGCTCCTTAAATTAAGGTATGCGGTGTGCTCTGTTGACTTACCGTATCCACCCCACCAGAAAAAACCATGCTCATAGGGCACATAATTAAGCCAGGTTAGACCTATATGCTCGGCTGTGATGTCAGAAGTGTATGTATAGTCTTCCAGTGCCCGCAAAAAAAACAGTGGCCCATTAATGTCATCATCAGCTGCAAATTCCTTGTAGTTCACAAGATAGTCAGTAATTTCTCCATAAATTTTTCCTATCTTTTCATATGTCCATCCTTCAATCGGGGCCCCGTGACGAACTCCTATTATTTTACCCAGTAAGCCTGCATAGACTCTATTTATATAATCTTTTGGAATTTTCCCCATTTTTCTTACTCTCCTTTTTCTATTGCCTTTCATTAAGAATGGAGATAGTTCTGCAAAAAAATAATGATTATATAACCTCTAATACGTCTGCATCAGGAAATTTAGGGAATGGGCTATGAGGTTCACTCTGATACCAGTAGCCAACTGATGCAATATCATCCTGTAAAGGAAGGTATCGTCCGCCAGATCTCCAACCTAAAGCCTGTATGGTTACTTTCAAATCTTTTTCAAAGCGTATTGGATCCATTATATGCCAGCGGTACATTCCGAAACGCTGTTGGCTTTTATATAAGCCGTCGGGTTTTATTACTTGAGAAAGACCTGAGTACAATGATGAGAATTTACCGTATTGTCCTTGAGGAAATTCAAAATTCCATGCACCTCCGAAATAGTCTTCAGTTCCAGTGCCGCATATGGTAGGAAAATCTTTATCCCCATCTAAGTAAAATTTTATCTCGCCTTCACCCCACCATCCGTTGTTGTTTACGCCCCATGCGATATATGTACCAACGTAATGCCCTTGTCCTTTTACATCGTCAAGTATTATATGGACCTCCTTATATTTAAGGGGATTATCACGACGCCATTGGGCATGAAAATACCCCACATTATCAGGTATATCCGTCAACGTATAGTCAATTTGATAGTACAGCACTGCAGGCTTATCGCTGAGATTTTCTATGGTGATCTTCGCTGATTTTTTAAAAGGCATAGTCCAATAAGAATT
The genomic region above belongs to Caldanaerobius polysaccharolyticus DSM 13641 and contains:
- a CDS encoding glycoside hydrolase family 172 protein, with protein sequence MMIFNGFGLNLGNLPLLSNAKSRSISPENFTGEKGKGGMATEGTGKECARELGVGWKVSPSINIPEKSVFTLADIEGPGVIQHIWMTCFPDKWRSLVLRMYWDGEEHPSVETPFGDFFCNGWCELSNVNSIAIAVNPAGGMNSYWTMPFKKSAKITIENLSDKPAVLYYQIDYTLTDIPDNVGYFHAQWRRDNPLKYKEVHIILDDVKGQGHYVGTYIAWGVNNNGWWGEGEIKFYLDGDKDFPTICGTGTEDYFGGAWNFEFPQGQYGKFSSLYSGLSQVIKPDGLYKSQQRFGMYRWHIMDPIRFEKDLKVTIQALGWRSGGRYLPLQDDIASVGYWYQSEPHSPFPKFPDADVLEVI